DNA from Fervidobacterium gondwanense DSM 13020:
GAATGGGGATTTGAAGGTTTTGTGATGACAGATTGGTTTGCTGGTGACAACGCTGCTCAGCAGATAATGTCAGAAAACGATTTGCTCATGCCTGGAAACACGTACCAGATATTCAAAAATAGAAGACCCGAGATAGAAGAAATAACAGAGGCATACGAGAAGGGCGAGATAACAGATGAAATGTTAAATGAAAGGGTTAAGGCGATACTAAGAGTGTTGGTGAAAACACCTGCTTTCAAAGGTTATAAGTACAGTAACAATCCAGACCTCGAAGCACATGCAAAGGTATCCTACGAAGCTGGTAGCGAAGGTGTCGTGTTGTTGAAAAATGATAATACACTTCCAATAAACGAAACTACCAAGATTGCCCTTTTCGGCACAGGACAAATAGAAACTATCAGAGGAGGTACGGGTAGTGGTGAAACGCACCCGCAATATATGATAAGCTTCCTTGATGGACTCTTGGAAAAAGGTTTGAACGTAGATAAAGAACTTGCAGAGTTCTATCGGAACAAGATAGCTGAATTTCGCAAGACCGACTATGTAATAACTAAAGGACAGTGGGGAGAAGATATTGTTCCAAGATTGCCTCAGGACATCATTTCACAAGAGGAGATTGAAAAGATAGCTGAACGGAATGACTTGGGTATTTATATACTTACGAGAATATCAGGCGAAGGTGTCGATAGAAAGCTCGAAAAAGGTGACTTTTATCTGACTGACGATGAATTCTCAATTATTAAAAAGCTTTCCGAAACTTTTAGAAGCAAAGGTAAGAAGTTCGCTGTAGTCTTGAACATAGGCTCACCGATAGAGATTGAAAGTTGGAAATCACTGTGCGATGCGATAGTCTTGGTCTGGCAACCAGGTCAGGAAGCTGGAAGAATACTTGCTGATGTTCTTACAGGGAAGATAAACCCGTCAGGAAAATTACCAACTACGTTCCCAAAAAGGTACGAAGATGTACCTTCGAGATCTTTCCCAGGTGAACCAAGAGAAAATCCAGCTGTTGTTGTCTACGATGAAGACATATACGTTGGCTACAGGTACTACGATACATTCAGAATAGAACCGTCATATGAGTTTGGCTTTGGACTTTCATATACAAAATTCGAGTACAAAGACCTTCAAATACAGCAGGTAGGTAATAAAATATATGTTTCTTTCACGGTAGAAAACACAGGAATGTTTGCAGGAAAAGAGGTAGCACAAGTATATGTACGTGCGCCACGTGGAAAAATTGACAAACCTTACCAGGAATTGAAAGGCTTTGAAAAGACAAAAGAATTGCAACCGGGAGAGTCTCAGAGGATTTCTGTTGAAATTCAGATTTCAAACCTTGCTTCATTCGATGGAAATTGCTGGAAGGTTGAGCCTGGAAGGTACGAAATCAGGGTTGGTGCATCATCCAGAGATATCAGACTTACTGGCTATATAGAGATAATGTAATCCTTCAACGAGGGGGCATTAGAATGGCTAAATATTACTTCAACACAGATGATAGATTCGTAATTGAGGACTACAATAACTCAAAACCATTTGCAGGTTTCCTTCCTGGGATTGCTGGAAGGCATGGCATTCCATTGTGGGTGTTCTATGTAAATAGGGCGCAGTGCATCGCCTCATTTGGACTGGCGCACAAGGACAATCCAATACTGGAATTCCACCCGGCGTTCCGTTCGTATCAAACAGTCTACACGAACGGCTTCAGAACTTTTATCAAAGTACACGAAAAAAATATATTACATGAAGCTTTTGTGAAAAAGAACGAGAAAATTATCCAAAAGATGTACATCGCAAGAGAGTCACTCGAAATTGAAGAGATAAACGAAGAAATTGGTCTTAAAACTAACGTACTTTACTTTACATTGCCACAGGAGAAACTTGCAGCACTTGTTAGAAAGGTTGTAATTGAGAATATTTCAAGCGAAACTTTAAGTCTCGAAGTACTTGACGGATTGTCGATGTTGTTGCCATTTGGAATAAACGATTACGGACTTAAGCATGTGGGTAATACCCTAAAAGCTTGGATGGAAGTTTTCGAAATTGAGAATGGAATTCACATATTCAAGCTCCGTTCTACTGCGGAAGATGTAGCAACCGTTTCAGAGATAAGAGAGGGAAATTTCTACGTCTCATTTAAGATTCAAGAGAGTGAAAAAGAACAGCTGAAACCTTTAGTGGATCCAGATGTAGTATTTGGGTTTGATACCTCTTACGTTTTGCCGCAAGTATTTGCTGAGCTGAATCTTGAGCAGATAAAACGTATCAAACAAGTCATGTCAAATAGAGTTCCATGCGCATTCTCACCAGTCATAACCGTTTTGGAACCTGGTAAGAAGGTAGAAATATATACAGTAGTTGGTCATGCTCCAAATACAAATTTACTTGTTGAATATTCTGAAAAATTCTCCGATAGTAAGTATTTAGAAGAGAAGTACCGCGAGAATAGGCTGATAACGGAAGACATCGTAAGCAGAGTGTGGACAAAGACAGGCTCCAAATTATTTGACGAGTATGCAAAGCAAAACTATCTCGATAATGTACTAAGAGGTGGCTATCCAGTTATAGTTAGAAATGGTGAAAATCCTTTAGTTTATCACATATATTCAAGAAAACACGGCGATTTGGAACGCGACTACAACTACTTTGTATTGTTGCCTGAGTATTATTCTTCAGGAAACGCAAACTATCGAGATGTAAATCAAAACAGGAGAGATGATGTATTCTTCAATCCAGGAGTTGAAAGATACAACATAAGGTTTTTCATGAACCTAATACAGACAGATGGTTACAATCCTTTGGTTATAAACGGTGTAAAGTACAGAGTAGATGTGACAAAACTTGACAAGTTATTGCTAAATGATTTCTTCGAAGATGGTACTAACGTAGATGTAGTTTTAGAATTCTTGAAAAGTAATTCATTTACTCCAGGAAAGCTCTTAAAATTCATTGAAGATAAAAATATAAAGCTTAGAAAAGATTTTGAAGAATTGCTCAGATATTTAGGAAATTACATCGAAGAAGAAATCGATGCTGTACATGGTGAGGGATACTGGACCGATCACTGGACGTACAATTTGGACTTGATAGAAAGTTACCTTTCGGTATATCCGGATCACAAAGAAGAACTGCTCTTCAACGATGAAAGCTACACTTACTACGATGACACTTATTGTGTACTTCCAAGGAGCAAGAGATACGTAATTGCTGACGGTAAAGTGAGGCAGTATAAGTCTACATACGAAGACCAAGAAAAGAAAAGACTGATAGAATCCCGCGCTGAATACAAAAACGTTATGCGAAAGAATAAGGGAACTGGTGATATTTACAAAACATCCTTGATCGCTAAGTTAATAAATTTAGCTGTCGCAAAATTTGCGACACTTGATCCAAGTGGCATTGGTATTGAAATGGAAGCAGGAAAGCCAGGCTGGTATGATGCATTAAACGGATTGCCTGGATTATTCGGTTCTTCTGTTGCAGATAGCTTTGAGCTCCTTAGATTGCTTGATTTTATAATAAGAACACTGAAAGAATATCCGCATAAAACGTTGCGACTTCCAGTTGAGGTCCTTCAATTATTGAGAGATCTTGTGACACTTGTCAGAGAATACGGCAACTCAACTTCTGAAAACAGGGATTTTGACTTCTGGAATAAGATATCGATACTTAGAGAAAAGTACAGGGAAGAGACAAAGTTCGGCTTCATTGGTGATGAGAGAGAAATCTCAGCTTTGACCACTGCTGGGGAACTTGAAGCACTTGCTAACAAGCTTAGAAATGCTCTGGACAAAGCAGTTGAAGAAAATGACCACTTGATGCCTACCTACTTCTATTACGATGTTGAGAATTACGTAGTTGAAAAAGTGGGCTCTGAGGATATAGTAAAAGTCTTAAAATTTTCAAGAAAAAACATGCCGCTATTTTTGGAAGGAATTGTAAGAGGTATGAAAGTATATAAAGAGCCTGAAATTTTGAAAAGCATATATTCAAAAGTGAAATCTTCAGGTTTGTATGATAGAAAACTGAAGATGTACAAAGTGAATGCTTCTCTTGAGAATCAGAGCATAGAGATAGGTAGGGCGAAGGCATTCACACCAGGTTGGTTGGAAAATGAATCGATATGGGTACATATGGAGTACAAATACATGCTTGAGCTCTTAAGAAGTGGACTTTACGATGAATTTTTCGAGGATTTCAAAAACGTGATAATTGCATTCTTAGATCCTGCAATATACGGAAGGAGCCCACTTGAAAATTCCTCGTTTATAGCCAGTAGTGCAAATCCTGATGAGAAAGTGCACGGAACGGGCTTTGTTGCTCGACTAAGCGGTGCAACCGCAGAATTTCTAAGCATTTGGAGAATAATGATGGCAGGAAAGAATCCGTTTAAGGTTGATAATGGAAAGTTAGTCTTAGTTTTCGAACCTGTCTTACCAGGTTGGCTCTTTGATGAGAATAACAAGATATCGTTTAAATTCTTAGGAAATTGCACTGTAACGTATGTAAATCCTGATAAATTGGACACATACAAAGTAGATTATTCAAAGCAAAGAGCAACTCTGTTCCTCAATGATGGAGAAAGAATAAGTTTGAGCAGTGGACTAATTGAGGAAAAATACGCCGAAATGGTACGAAATGGAAAGGTGGATCGAATTGAAATTCTTATCGCTCAGTAGTAAGATAAATTATAGGCATATAAAGAGGTGGTTTAAGATGTTGAGAAGAAGATATATATTAATTCCTTTTGTCTTTCTCATTCTTATTTTCACAAGTTGTATAGCATCGTTAAAGGAGTTTGAGCCTATGATAAAAGACAGCAGATGGAAACTTGTTTGGTCCGATGAGTTCAGCGGTCCTAAAATCGATACTTCAAAATGGAGATTCGAGATTGGAAACAACAACGGCTGGGGAAACGGTGAGTGGCAGTACTATACTGAAGGAAAGAATGCCTGGATAGAGAATGGCATGCTCGTTATTGAAGCAAGAAACGAGACAGTGAAAGAAGGTAGTAAGACGTTCAATTACACTTCAACACGTATGAAGACAGAAGGTAATTTCTCAGTGCAGTACGGAAAGATTGAGGCGCGTATAAAATTCCCTTACGGAAAGGGTCTGTGGCCAGCGTTTTGGATGCTCGGGACTAATATAAGGTATGTCGGATGGCCCATGTGTGGAGAAATCGATATAGTCGAATTTCTTGGACACGACAAGTGGACAGCCTACGGTACGCTGCATGGACCTGGGTATCACGGAAATAGCGCTATAGGTGGCAAAATCAGGTTAGAGCCACCAAAGCCTGATTTTACAAGTGATTTCCACGTATTTGGGGTAATGTGGGATGAAGAAAAGATTGTTTGGTACGTCGATGATACCGTTTACCACATTGTCACAAAATCCGCGGTGGAGTCAAGAGGAAAGGTATGGGTCTTCGATAATGAATTCTTTATAATACTGAATATGGCTGTTGGCGGATACTGGCCTGGATATCCAACAAATGAAACAAAGTTTCCTGCAAAGATGTATGTAGATTATGTAAGAGTATATGAACTACAAAGCAATGAATAAGATAAACAGATTTGCATCGAGGTGGTACGATGGCAAATATTAGAGATGTTGCAAAAATGGCAAACGTTTCCATAGCAACGGTCTCAAGGGTTCTGAACGGCAACGAGAATGTATCTGAAGAGACCCGTAGGAAAGTGCTCAATGCTATAAAGAAACTAAATTATAGACCGACGATTTCTTTCAGAACAGCCTCTTCTGATCTGTTTAAAACTATTGGAATACTTATACCTGACATAAGAGGTTATCATTACAGTGACATTGTCATGGCAATCGAGGAATATGCGTACACAAAAGGTTTCGATATAATGCTTGCCCTTCCGAAATGGGAGGTCGACATCGAACAGCACATCCTTGATCAGTACTTCAGGCGTAAGGTCGATGGAGTTATCTTGGGAGAACTTTTTGGAAGTTACAAATTGATAGAGCGCTTCAAGAGAGGCGGTATCCCAATGGTTGTTGTTGATTTCCAGGTCGACGAGATCGATTTCGATACTGTGAACGTGGACAATGTAAGTGGTGGCTATCAAGCGATCAAGTATCTTTATGAGCACGGGCACAAGAAGATTCTTTTTATACCCGGTCCACAACAATCACCAGCAGCTGTCGATAGGGAAAAAGGTATTAGAAAATTCATTGATAAAGTCAGGGATGAAGAGATTGAGATTTTTTATGGAACACATAGAGGCTATAACTCCGAGCACGGATGGGTTAGTGTTGTTCAGCACCTGAAAGAACATGGGCTAAACTTCACAGCTATCTTCGCTGTTAATGACTGGACAGCTATCGGTGCGATAGATGCTTTAAAGGATAACGGAATTAGAGTGCCAGAAGATGTATCTATAATAGGATTTGATGATGCTCCATTTGCACAGTACACAAATCCAAGGTTGACAACTGTTATGCAACCCCGTTGGGAAATGGGGACTACTGCTGCACAGTTGTTAATAGAGAGAATAGTGGATAAGAAAGTGCGTTTGCCAAGAAATATAATTTTGCCAGCAAAGATTATCGAGAGGGAATCTGTGAAGGATATCAACAAGTGAAATCTGCAATGGTTTAAATATCATACTTATAGTTCTTTAATGTATAAAATGACGCGCAAGCTTCCTTTTTTGTGCAAATCTTCAGGAAAGCTTGCGCTTTTTTCTTAAATTATTTTTAACATTTGATAGTATAATAATAACGTTGTCCCTCTTTTGGGGATTTTATCAAACAAATCATGGGAGGTGTGGTGTATGAAGAAACTTTTTATACTGTTTTTAGTATTCGTTGTTGCTTTGGGCTTTGCAGAAGTCAAGATTCAGTTCTGGCACGCAATGGGCGGTTGGAGAATTGACTTGATTCAGGGTATGGTAAACGATTTTATGAAGGCAAACCCAGGAATCAAGGTTGAAGTGCAGTATGTTGGGAGTTATGAGGAAATATTGGCAAAGACAGTTGCATCACTACAAGCAGGTACTCCACCACATGTTGTCCAACTGAACGAAATCAGTACGAAGAAGATGATCGATAGTGGAGTTATAGTTCCAGTTGAAGATATGATTAAAAAGGATCCATCATTTGATAAAGGTAAGCTCTTACCTCAGGTGGTTAAATACTACAGCATTGGCGGAAAGCTTTATTCTATGCCTTGGAACAGCTCAACACCGTTGCTCTTCTACAACAAGACCATGTTCAAACAAGCAGGACTTGATCCAGAGAAACCACCAAGAACTTTCAGCGAAGTGATTTCCTACTCGAAGAAATTGTTAAAGAAAGACGACAAGGGAAACATAGTAAGAACTGGTATCACATGGCCACTTTATGCATGGTTCTTTGAACAATGGATGGCAGAGCAAAATAAGTTGCTTGTTGACAACAACAACGGAAGAACAGGCAACCCAACAAAGGTAGTCTTCAATAACGAAGCTGGCTTGAAGATTATGGAATTTTGGAACACATTGACAAAAGAAGGTTTAATGATTAACACAAAGAAAGGGGACTGGACAGCTGCAAGACAGCTCTTCATATCTCAAACGGTCGGAATGATAATTACGTCAACATCAGATGTTGCATTGCTTGTTTCAGAAGCGGCGAAGCAAGGCTTCGAAATTGGTGCGGCTTACATTCCTATACCAGACGGAGTACAGCGAGCTGGTGTTATAATAGGTGGAGGAAGCCTGTGGCTAATTAAGCAGAAGAACCAAGCCGAGATAGATGCGGCATGGAAATTGATTAAGTATCTTGCCGATGTTGATCCACAAATCGCATGGCATAAGGGAACTGGGTACTTCCCAGTAAGACTTGATGCGAAAGAAAAGCTTGAGAAAGAAGGCTACTACAAGGAAAATCCACTCCACTATATCGCCATTAAACAGTTGTTAGATACAATTCCTTCATACGCAACAATGGGTGCGGTTGTTGGTGCTTTCCCAGAAATAAGGTCAGCGATCGATAATGCCGTTGAGAAAATGCTAAATGGACAGCTAACGCCAAAGCAAGCTTTGGAGGAAGCAGAAAGAGAAGCAAATAAAGCTATAAAACAATACTTTTAATGGATTCAATCAAAAAGAAGGGCTGGCGTTGCAGCCAGCCTTTTTTGAATTCTTATGTTCAGGAGGGTGCTAGAAGTGAGAAAGTTGTTACCTTACATCTTTATACTTCCAACATTTATCATAATTTCACTCTTTATATATTATCCAGCAATAAATTCATTTTATCTAAGTTTTTTTAAAGTGTCTGTCTTTGGCAATAGGAAGATGTTTGTTGGATTAGAGAATTATATAGAATTATTTTCAGACGAGAAGTTCGTTAAATCATTCACTTTTACGATTGTCTTCACAATAATTACGGTAATTGTCTCTATTTTTATAGCATTTTTTGTGGCGTTGCTGCTTAATCAAAGAGTTCCCGGCGTTAGGTTATTCAGGACTTTGATATTCGCTCCTTATGCTGTCTCAACAGCCGTGGCAGGAGCGCTCTGGGGATTTTTACTGAACCCAGTTGTTGGGCACGTTAACTATATTATGACAAGGTTATTCGGAATACAAGTGAACTGGTTAGTTACCGCACCATACGCTGCATACGCTGTAATAATTGCTGCAATTTGGAAAACATTGCCATTTAACATAATATTCTACATTGCAGGTTTGCAAAGTATTCCTGATGAGCTTGTTGAAGCAACTAAGCTCGATGGTGCAACTACTTGGACAAGAATGTGGAGGTTGTATTTTCCCTTACTTTCACCTATTACATATTACCTTGTGATTATGAGTATAATAAGCGCTATGTTCCAGTCGTTTGCTATTATCGATGTTATGACACGCGGTGGTCCCGGTGATTATACAACGAACATCATTTACAGGATCTACCTTGACGATTTTAGATTCTCAAAAACAGGACCGGCAGCTGCGGAAAGCGTCATATTGTTTGCCATAATGATCATAGTCACTCTAATATACTTTAAAGTTGGACGTAAGAGCGTTCATTATCAGTAAAAGGCGGTGGGAGTTATGAAGAAGAGTACTCGAAAGATTGTAAATACCGTTTTTGTAGAGATAGCCCTGATAATATTTTCAATAATCATGTTTGCACCTATATTCTTAGCGTTGACTATGAGTATTCAATCTTCAGAATTCGTTTTTGCTTACCCGCCTAAGATTTTGCCACGTGGGTTCAACATAGAAAATTACATACAAGCTTTTAAAATAGTGCCTTTTGGAAGGATGATGTGGAACAGCTTTGTAGTAGCGTCTTTAATAACACTTGGGAAGCTTTTCACTGGTATCCTTGCAGGTTATGCGTACGCAAATTTCAAATTCAAGGGTGATTCGTTAACGTTTGGTTTGATATTTTCAACTTTATATATCCCAGCGGAAATATTGTTAATTATCCCTCTGTTCCAAGTCGTTAGCAAACTTGGATGGGTTAACACATACCAAGCGATGATTGTACCATTCATCGCAAGTGCAACGAATGTGTTTTTGTTCCAACAACACTTTAAGACTATTCCAAGAGATTTCGAAGATGCCGCGAGGATAGACGGGGCAAGTGCTATGCAATATCTTACAAAGATAGTTCTTCCGCTTTCTCGCCCAGTTATAGGGGGGGCGGCTATAATTAATTTTACATACGCTTGGAACATGTATTTGTGGCCTATGATTGTGGCAATGCGTGATGACATGAAGACTGTGCAAGTGGCGATAAATATGATAATCAATGCTGAGTCTTCAAATAACTGGGGAATAATTATGGCAGCGACAATTATTGCTTTGGCACCAACACTTCTGTTATTCTTCTTACTCCAAGATTTGTTTGTCAAATCACTCGTTGGAAGCGGATTGAAAGGTTGATATATCCAAGGAAAAATGGGGCGTGCGCCCCACTTTGTTTTTATGTTTTTATTTTTCTGGCCTATCGAACTTTATGGCTTTAATATCAACTTTGTATCTATGCCCGTCTACGTCGATGTAATACGTCAAGATGAATTTGTTATCCGGCAAGTTTTGTAAATACGTAGCGTCCACTGTTTCCCAGAACATGTTTTCTGCAATGATTTGAGCTTTTTCTTGTCTAATTGATTCGTTTAGTGTTTCTCGCTGAGCGGGGATTGTAGTGGCTATTATTGTCAATAATAACATCAGTACAAGCATTGCATATAGTATTTCCGTGTAGACCATAACCTATCCCCATACCCCCTTACTCGTGTTCATCATCAACTTTTAAGAAATTCGGCAATACCTCTTGTAGCCGTCTTACCTGCCCCCATGGCTAAGATTACAGTCGCAGAACCTGTTACGATATCTCCTCCCGCAAAGACCTTTGGTATGCTCGTCTGCCCCATTTCATTTGTTACAATGTATCCGTACTTGTTAGTTTTCAAATCCGGAAATTGGTTTAGGAGGAATTTATTCGCCTCAGTTCCGATAGCTTCTATAACTGTATCAGCTTCGATAACGAAATTGCTGTTCGGAATGATAACCGGTTTTCTTCTCCCGCTTTCATCCGGCTCGCTCAGTTGCATCCTTACACATTCAATTGCGACTAAATTCCCATGCGCGTCACCTATGTATGTAACCGGTGTTGATAAGTACATGAACTCAATGCCCTCTTCTTTGGCATGCGCTATTTCGGCTTTACGAGCCGGCATCTCCGATTCGGTTCTCCGGTACACTACCGTTACATGTGCCCCCAACCTTAAAGCGCTGCGTGCAGCATCCATCGCAGTGTTACCTCCCCCGACAACGACAACTCTTTTTCCAATCCTGATAGGTGTATCGTATTCAGGAAACTTGTATGCGCGCATGAGGTTTACTCGAGTCAGGAATTCGTTGGCAGAGTAGACTCCATTCAGCTCGCTTCCTGGAATTCCCATGAATTTCGGAGTACCCGCACCGACGCCTACAAAGAGTGCATCGTATTTTTCAAGTAATTCCTTTGGCGAGATTGCGTAACCTACTGGTATGTTCTTTATAAAATTTACTCCAAGAGCCTCTAAATGTGAAATCTCTTTGCCAACAATCTTTTTTGGCAACCTGAACTCAGGTATTCCATATACGAGAACCCCTCCAAATTCATGTAGCGCTTCGTATATATCAACACTGATTCCAAGCTTTCCAAGTTCTGAGGCTACCGTAAGACCAGCAGGACCAGAGCCTATGACAGCAACCTTCTTATCTACGTAATCTTTTTGTGCGTTTGATGTGTTAGAAGACTCTTCGTCGGTCAAATTGTTCACATTATTCTCTCTTGCCCAGTCTGCAACAAATCTTTCGAGCGCACCGATATTTATAGGTTTTCCAATTTTGTTGAGAACACAAACCCCCTCACACTGTATTTCTTGTGGGCAAACCCTTCCGCAGATAGCAGGGAGGTAATTATATGATTTTAGTATTTTAAAAGATCTATCTAAATTACCTTTAACGATTTCTCTTATGAAACCCGGTATATCTATGCCAACTGGGCAACCTGATATACAAGTTGGTACTTTACACTGTAAGCACCTTTTCGCCTCTTCCTGTGCCATCTCGTATGTGTAACCCAAAGATACTTCTGAAAAAGTGTGGTGCCTTTCTTCTGGTTCTAATTCCCTGACTTCTATTCTGTCTTTTACAGCCACGAGATATCACCAACCTGCTTAATGAAACTTTCCAAAGCCAATGTTTCTTGTTCTCTATACTGACTGAGTCTTTTGATAAAACTTTCCCAATCCACATATCGGCCATCAAATTCGGGTCCATCGACACAAACGTACTGTATTTCACTTTCTCCGTCTTTCTTTATAACCGTCCTGCAGCCTCCGCACATTCCTGTGCCATCTATCATAATCGAATTAAGTGATACCCACACAGGTGTATCAAATTCCTTTGCTACCAAACTTGCATATTTCATCATAACTGCAGGTCCTATCGCCCAAATAACGTCGAATTTCTCACTTCTAAGCTTGTCTTTCATAACATCTACAACGCTTCCTTTTTTGCCATAACTTCCATCGTCCGTGCAAGTTGTTAAGTCATCTGCGAAGGTAAATTCATCCTTTAGGATTAGTTCATCTACTGTCTTCGCACCTATTATTACATTTACTCTGTTATTAAAACTTTTCAAAGCCTTAGCTATTGGGAAAATTGCAGCTATACCAATACCACCGCCGATGATTAAAGTATTTCCATAGTACTTTATCTCACTTGGCTTGCCCAGAGGACCAACTACATCGTGCAGTACATCACCTTTATTTTTCATACACAATTCAAGAGTAGATTTACCTATGGCTTTTACAACTATCCTGAAC
Protein-coding regions in this window:
- a CDS encoding beta-glucosidase family protein; this translates as MDIEALVSKMTTEEKIRLVVGVGVLGAFGNPEPKVSGAAGETAEIERLGIPKTVLADGPAGLRIDPERKNDERKYHATAFPVETMLASTWNRDILRKVGRAMGEEVREYGVDILLAPAINIHRNPLGGRNFEYYSEDPYLTGEMAASFVEGVQSEGVGACIKHFVVNEQETNRMTIDTVVSERALREIYLKPFEIAIKKAKPWTVMSSYNKMNGLYTSQNKWLLKKVLRDEWGFEGFVMTDWFAGDNAAQQIMSENDLLMPGNTYQIFKNRRPEIEEITEAYEKGEITDEMLNERVKAILRVLVKTPAFKGYKYSNNPDLEAHAKVSYEAGSEGVVLLKNDNTLPINETTKIALFGTGQIETIRGGTGSGETHPQYMISFLDGLLEKGLNVDKELAEFYRNKIAEFRKTDYVITKGQWGEDIVPRLPQDIISQEEIEKIAERNDLGIYILTRISGEGVDRKLEKGDFYLTDDEFSIIKKLSETFRSKGKKFAVVLNIGSPIEIESWKSLCDAIVLVWQPGQEAGRILADVLTGKINPSGKLPTTFPKRYEDVPSRSFPGEPRENPAVVVYDEDIYVGYRYYDTFRIEPSYEFGFGLSYTKFEYKDLQIQQVGNKIYVSFTVENTGMFAGKEVAQVYVRAPRGKIDKPYQELKGFEKTKELQPGESQRISVEIQISNLASFDGNCWKVEPGRYEIRVGASSRDIRLTGYIEIM
- a CDS encoding cellobiose phosphorylase, whose protein sequence is MAKYYFNTDDRFVIEDYNNSKPFAGFLPGIAGRHGIPLWVFYVNRAQCIASFGLAHKDNPILEFHPAFRSYQTVYTNGFRTFIKVHEKNILHEAFVKKNEKIIQKMYIARESLEIEEINEEIGLKTNVLYFTLPQEKLAALVRKVVIENISSETLSLEVLDGLSMLLPFGINDYGLKHVGNTLKAWMEVFEIENGIHIFKLRSTAEDVATVSEIREGNFYVSFKIQESEKEQLKPLVDPDVVFGFDTSYVLPQVFAELNLEQIKRIKQVMSNRVPCAFSPVITVLEPGKKVEIYTVVGHAPNTNLLVEYSEKFSDSKYLEEKYRENRLITEDIVSRVWTKTGSKLFDEYAKQNYLDNVLRGGYPVIVRNGENPLVYHIYSRKHGDLERDYNYFVLLPEYYSSGNANYRDVNQNRRDDVFFNPGVERYNIRFFMNLIQTDGYNPLVINGVKYRVDVTKLDKLLLNDFFEDGTNVDVVLEFLKSNSFTPGKLLKFIEDKNIKLRKDFEELLRYLGNYIEEEIDAVHGEGYWTDHWTYNLDLIESYLSVYPDHKEELLFNDESYTYYDDTYCVLPRSKRYVIADGKVRQYKSTYEDQEKKRLIESRAEYKNVMRKNKGTGDIYKTSLIAKLINLAVAKFATLDPSGIGIEMEAGKPGWYDALNGLPGLFGSSVADSFELLRLLDFIIRTLKEYPHKTLRLPVEVLQLLRDLVTLVREYGNSTSENRDFDFWNKISILREKYREETKFGFIGDEREISALTTAGELEALANKLRNALDKAVEENDHLMPTYFYYDVENYVVEKVGSEDIVKVLKFSRKNMPLFLEGIVRGMKVYKEPEILKSIYSKVKSSGLYDRKLKMYKVNASLENQSIEIGRAKAFTPGWLENESIWVHMEYKYMLELLRSGLYDEFFEDFKNVIIAFLDPAIYGRSPLENSSFIASSANPDEKVHGTGFVARLSGATAEFLSIWRIMMAGKNPFKVDNGKLVLVFEPVLPGWLFDENNKISFKFLGNCTVTYVNPDKLDTYKVDYSKQRATLFLNDGERISLSSGLIEEKYAEMVRNGKVDRIEILIAQ
- a CDS encoding glycoside hydrolase family 16 protein; protein product: MIKDSRWKLVWSDEFSGPKIDTSKWRFEIGNNNGWGNGEWQYYTEGKNAWIENGMLVIEARNETVKEGSKTFNYTSTRMKTEGNFSVQYGKIEARIKFPYGKGLWPAFWMLGTNIRYVGWPMCGEIDIVEFLGHDKWTAYGTLHGPGYHGNSAIGGKIRLEPPKPDFTSDFHVFGVMWDEEKIVWYVDDTVYHIVTKSAVESRGKVWVFDNEFFIILNMAVGGYWPGYPTNETKFPAKMYVDYVRVYELQSNE
- a CDS encoding LacI family DNA-binding transcriptional regulator, with amino-acid sequence MANIRDVAKMANVSIATVSRVLNGNENVSEETRRKVLNAIKKLNYRPTISFRTASSDLFKTIGILIPDIRGYHYSDIVMAIEEYAYTKGFDIMLALPKWEVDIEQHILDQYFRRKVDGVILGELFGSYKLIERFKRGGIPMVVVDFQVDEIDFDTVNVDNVSGGYQAIKYLYEHGHKKILFIPGPQQSPAAVDREKGIRKFIDKVRDEEIEIFYGTHRGYNSEHGWVSVVQHLKEHGLNFTAIFAVNDWTAIGAIDALKDNGIRVPEDVSIIGFDDAPFAQYTNPRLTTVMQPRWEMGTTAAQLLIERIVDKKVRLPRNIILPAKIIERESVKDINK
- a CDS encoding ABC transporter substrate-binding protein, producing the protein MKKLFILFLVFVVALGFAEVKIQFWHAMGGWRIDLIQGMVNDFMKANPGIKVEVQYVGSYEEILAKTVASLQAGTPPHVVQLNEISTKKMIDSGVIVPVEDMIKKDPSFDKGKLLPQVVKYYSIGGKLYSMPWNSSTPLLFYNKTMFKQAGLDPEKPPRTFSEVISYSKKLLKKDDKGNIVRTGITWPLYAWFFEQWMAEQNKLLVDNNNGRTGNPTKVVFNNEAGLKIMEFWNTLTKEGLMINTKKGDWTAARQLFISQTVGMIITSTSDVALLVSEAAKQGFEIGAAYIPIPDGVQRAGVIIGGGSLWLIKQKNQAEIDAAWKLIKYLADVDPQIAWHKGTGYFPVRLDAKEKLEKEGYYKENPLHYIAIKQLLDTIPSYATMGAVVGAFPEIRSAIDNAVEKMLNGQLTPKQALEEAEREANKAIKQYF
- a CDS encoding carbohydrate ABC transporter permease, which produces MRKLLPYIFILPTFIIISLFIYYPAINSFYLSFFKVSVFGNRKMFVGLENYIELFSDEKFVKSFTFTIVFTIITVIVSIFIAFFVALLLNQRVPGVRLFRTLIFAPYAVSTAVAGALWGFLLNPVVGHVNYIMTRLFGIQVNWLVTAPYAAYAVIIAAIWKTLPFNIIFYIAGLQSIPDELVEATKLDGATTWTRMWRLYFPLLSPITYYLVIMSIISAMFQSFAIIDVMTRGGPGDYTTNIIYRIYLDDFRFSKTGPAAAESVILFAIMIIVTLIYFKVGRKSVHYQ